Genomic segment of Panicum virgatum strain AP13 chromosome 9N, P.virgatum_v5, whole genome shotgun sequence:
TCTCGCGCTGTCCATGTCAGAACACTTGATTTGGTTTCATTTCACAGGCCGGTCATGCACCGCAGCACCGGTGCATTAATTTTGCTCAGCTTTGATTCGATTTCCTTCTGGCCTTGTTTGTTTAGATGattgtgtaaaatttttgaaatggaatatttgcacatttgaagtattaaacatatactaattataaaattaattacaaaactagTCTGTAAACTAATTAATCAATCATTAGCGCATGTTTACTGTAGTTTCACTATAACaatttattgtctaatcatatattaattaaactcattagatttgtttcataatttacgagaaactatataattaattatttattttatctaaatttaatactccatgcatatatgcCGCAAGATAgctttggaattttgaatttcacaTCTAAACAAAACCCTACTGCCCAATCCACTGTGCCGGCCTGTCCTGTCCTGACCTGATCCCCATTTCAGTTTGTGGCTAGTTTCTACAATGAATAATGGGCACTGGGCCTATCTACCTGCTTCTTCCTAACTGCACTTGCTACATGAAGTAGCAGCTCAGCTCAGACCAGCTCAGGCCCTGCAGCTCTTGATAGCTAGTTCAGTCATGTCGTCAGCCTTTCTCGGATTAAGCCTGTACTGCATACTTGCTAATTTAGGTATGCTGGATGAAATGTCAGCAGCCTCTCTCCTCGTGCTAATTATCTAGCTACTTCCTGGACTGATGCATGCTAAACATGCATGTTTACTGGGAGTATGGTAgtttttcaacaaaaaaaaagggagtATGGAGTACCTGAGTGAGCAGCTAAAACATGCATGTGGAATGATTAGTCTCGCTGGCTGCAGCCTGCTGAGAACGGACACTACGAGAACAACGCTCGATTTGAAGAGGGCCTGCGGTTTCTGCATCCAACTGTCAGTACTGCGGCACCAGCCGGATTTATGAGGCCCTGCTATTTAGTGCGCTGTCCCGTTGTCCCTCCTACCACGGTCCACCGCCAGTAGCAAGGCCAGTGCAGTACCTCGtctgaggccctgtttggtttaagttagcacaagtagcacaaaaattttgaccaataattaagggtactaaataaagtcaatttacaaAAATAACTCCACAGCCGTgttctacttcgcgagacgaacataatgaggcctttgaccgcacgattcgaggatggtactgtagcatcactgtagcaaatcatcaattaattactatcattagattcgtcgtgaaaagttacacccatccgtgaaaaggttttgcaaataaatttcatttagtactccatgcattgaagattcttttctcgggtAATGTGTGCTAGTAGTACTACAggtaaaccaaacagggcctgaatTTCTGGATCCAATGCTTTGTCGACCAGCGGCCGGACATGACGCCCCACGCATTTACCACTCTCACTGTCATCTGCACCGGTGAAACAACTATTATTTACCATATCAGTTTCAGTTAACAATACTCCATGAAGCGCATATTGTACTAGTAGTTAACAAATAACTTGTTCTACTCCAGTAGTCTCTAGCCAgttagcagtatttttctctcacactactcCAGCAGCAAGCTTcaaccaccagccagccaacagtatttttctctcacactactccagcagcagccttcagcaccagcacagcgaacaggGCCAATATCTGCAAAACGTACATCGGCGTTGCTTGTAGTAGAACAATACAAGTAGCAGTATTCTTTGGATAAAAAAAAGTAGCAGTAGAGATTGAATTGACCTGGATGAATGAAACATGAATTCTTTATCTTGGGTTTGCAaccacaaacaaaaaaaacgcaGGGGTTGATGGAGCGAGGCGCCAAGTACCTGATCGTGCAGGGGCTGCCGCTCACGGGCTGCCTGTCGATGGCCATGACGCTGGCGCCCGCCGAGGACCGCGACAACGTCAGCTGCGTCGCCTCCGTCAACCAACAGAGCCACGCGCacaaccgccgcctcctcgccggcctccaccaGCTCCGGCACAAGCACCCGGACGCGGTCATCGCCTACGCTGACTACTACACCGCGCACCTCGCCGTCATGCGGAGCCCCGCCAAGTACGGCTTCACGGAGCCCTTCCGGACCTGctgcggctccggcggcggcgcctacaACTTCGACCTCTTCGCCAcctgcggctcgccggcggtcaACACGTCCTGCGCGCAGCCGGCCAAGTATATCAACTGGGACGGCGTCCACATGACGGAGGCCATGTACAAGGTCGTCGCCGGCATGTTCttccagggcggcggcgcctacTGCCGCCCGTCATTCAGCGATCTTCTGGCCAGGAAAGCCCAGGGCAAGCCGTGACCCGCCGGCCAGTACCCATCGATCAGCTGACACCAGGAgaatatatttatttatcagTGCCGCTTGCTAGATGCTAGCTAGGGTCAGCAGAACTACAATTCAGTTGTGACAAAATGCATGCTATCTTGATCTTGAACAATTGCCATTTCTCAGGCACAATTGAAGCTGTGATGATGAACTGAAACTGAAAGGATTTCTAATAACGAGTATGCAATGCGCTTGAAGCGATCAGCGAGCTATACTTGCTCATATTGTACGCAGGAGAGAAAAATTGTACTTCCATTTACAATAATGATGGCCCATGCCAGACTCAAGAATAACAACAACAATGACTCATTTTCAGACTCTTAACTAGGGGTTCTATCCACCGACTACCCACGAGAAGGATGCATAACCAGCAGGTGAAAGAAACTGTAACCAACTTCGGACAAGGCTAAATGGTACAGCAATCAACTGCAGATCTTAGCATGCCAAAAGAAGCCAAGCCTCAGGATCAAGAAAATGATGCTACTGTGCCTAACCCAGCTGGCTTCTCAGATCTTTTGTCAACTTGCCCACCTTAATATACCTCGTATATACAACTCAATCCTGTACAATGTTTCATGAACACCTAACAATCCGAGAAATTCATGTCAGGAAACACTTGCCCAAACTTAGAAACTAACAAAAGGAGGCGCATTTGTTTACCACATCAATGATATGACTCGTTACACAGCTGAAGATTGACGGGGCAAGGGTCGAGATACAAGCACTGCCGCTCCACTTGTTGCTTTCGCTGATGCAATCTCTTCAAGTCTTTTCCATGTGGCTTCTTGCTTCAACTTAAAATCCTTCTCTTTGGCTTTCTCTTCCTCATATTTCCGCAGACACTCCGCGAATAGACCAGCATCATGGTCGGAGAAAAGTTTGCGAACATTTAGAGTGAGGCTTTGAACAGCTTGGTTCCAGTGCCCGTTGGTATTTCTCTCCAGTGCAGGAAATATGATAGGCAATATAACCCTACTATTTTGTTTGATCAAACTCTCAATATGGTCGTTGTTCCACAAAAATAATGCTCGCTCAGCAACCTGCACCAGAATAAGCACCATTAGTAACCATTCACCAATTAATGATATATTCCCATCTGCAATATCAATAGCCTTCATGTACAGTCATGCAAAAAATAAGTGATTTTTGATGTCTAAAGCTCCAAAACGCAATTGTGGAATCGACATGTGATGAAAGGTCATCATCACAATATTCTGTTCTGAAACTCCACAGCATTTTCGTGCGTAGATCAAATAAAGCAAGGATTGTGGATAAAGAATTACTGTTTTCGAATGTAGGATAAAAAGAAGTAACCATTCATTTTCTCCCTTATAAATCACTGTGACAAATTACACCTTAAATATTGATTCAGATGTACTATAATTCAGGCATCGGAACTTTTTATCCGAACAACCATTCAGGCAACGTAACTGAAACTCTATACATTAAAAAATGGTAAATTCTGGTCTTGAAAGCTCATTAATCAACATGATAGGATATCCCAGTACTCTGAACTCTACTGTCTATTTGAAGCCCACAAGATGCCAGCTATTGCCAACTGCCAAGGTACATTGGATTATAGGAACATATGTAATTCGTTGTAGGAATCAATCAATGAAAATGCATTTTGGGGTTTAGGTACTGAATGGTTATTGAGAATTCCCATCCCATGGTGGACACAAGTCATTGCGTTTACAAAATAGTCACTACCAGCAGCCAGAAGCTGCTCAACCAGACAAGCACTCATCCAACTAACAAACAAAATGGCCTTCAACAAGTAATCAATTAGGGTGGAATTAGCAAAAAATTGTGAATTGCTTTTGAAAACACGCAATAGAATAAAATGCCTCGAAAAGTAAACTAAAACATACAGGTACAGAGAACTACAATGATAACTGTGCAGAAAACTATCATGTGCCACTTACAATACTAAGCTGTCATATCCTAGATCCCCTATGGCTGTCTCATTCCAGATCCTCAAAGGAACAACATAGTACATATATTTTATATCTACAGTAACATGCCTTGAGTAGAAACATAATAGAAAAGAAGTGATTCTCATTGTACAGCTCATGCCTTCTACCAACTTTGAAAAGACATGAAGAAGATTACAATATGGAAGAATTGGGAAATAACGGGACACAAATGAGTATTCATGATGAAAGGAACACTTTGAACAAACATTACCTGAAAGTGTGAGCTATTCAGGCACCGTGCAATCTGCCGGAAAAGAGGGACCATGCATTTCTGAAACTCTGCAGGTTGCGTAGCTTCCAATATCTCTTCCAACTCTCCCAAAAACATCACCTCCTTGGAGCTGTTTGTGATGGGCCAATATTTCAATAGGCCTCTGATAACTGTGTCTGCAAGTTTGCAATCCTTTTCAACAAACTGGGTGATGCAGTAAGACAACTGCTGATGATACATCGCAATGCACTTTGGCTTGTGAAGTGGAATTAAAGCTCGAACAAGGAACAATTTATGTTCTTCCTTAAGAGGCAACGCGAATCCATTTATGATACTTCCCAAAATCTCCAATAGCTCTGCAATTCCATTGTGCTTTTCAGTTTCATAGATAAACTGATAGAAGATGTTGTTGATGGCTTTCCTAATATATGGCCGATGAACCATGAACTTTCCATAGACACGGTGAAGGATCATCTTTAGGTACTCTCTTTCCCTAGGGTCTTCAGAATCAAAGAGGTCAAGTAGCCTCAGAACAAAAGAatgatcaatgtatcttttaGCCAACTTGGCGTCAGTCTCTGGAGACTGAATGAACCTCAGGAACAACTCATAAACAATCTGCAAATGCGACCATGCAGGGTCCATGACAGGTTCCTCCTCATCCACATCAAAGCCATTGACTTTGTTCTCTCTGGGAGGGGTACTCAGTGTCCTGAACAGGTTCGCAGAAACCATTTTTGCGATCTCCTGCATGCTTGCCTCAGAAAATTTGCCACTGGCCGAGCCAATATAGTCAACGAGCTCTACCAAATTCTGCCTCTTTATTTCCTTCTCCTTTATATGTTTTGTTGGATCGGTGAAGTCGAATTGGGTGCAGCACAAGTTCAACTTCTTGATGAACAAGCTCTGTTTCTCTGTGTTGGGCACATCCTTAAAACTTGGCAAGGACACAAAGGCTGATGTGACTGAATCGCCATTCATGTTCACCCTCGAGTTTGCATTGCCGACATGCATGCCACTCCCATAACTGAGCCCAGAGCTGGAGATAACAGGTGGCTGGCTACTCAAATTGGACGCCCTGTCTCCAGCTCTTGGACCCAATGGCGGGTGTGACACTGAGGGGGACCTGCCACTAGGATCCTTATCTCCAGATTTGGACGGCTTCTTAGGGAGCCGTCCAAGGAATTGCTTTATCATGCTATCACCCAGATTAGTAAAATGCCACCCAACACCAACTTCAAAGATCTTCGGAAAACGGTTGTCAGCTTCCTTGTAGTAGAGCTGCTAACCTATTACTGAACAGTAAATCTGAATTCTTGGCTAGCAAATCGAGCCACTCCAATATGCAAGGATCAAACTGACAAGTAAAAAACAACAAAACATAAGAAGATCACATCGCTCAAAAGAATATATATACTACCCACAAGATCACACAGCAACAAATCAGTTGAACcaggggcggacccagcatgaatcgaagttagtaggtaatatattgtaaatggattcagatccgaatacaaacagttttgttagggtttggggtgctccgtctcgcacagcagaaggaaagagaaggggcgggcatacctggaggatgctcgtcgccggcaaagggctggGCGAAGACGTGAtaaatggcgccgccgctcgcccagtcgtcgccgccagggaaggaagagCAAGGGAGAGTCCGGGAGAAGGGAGAAACAGAGGGAGGAGATGAGCGGGAGCCGGGAGGGCTGTCAATGAGCCGAGTTCGAGCGAGCCTGCCACCTCAAGCTGGAGCTCCCGAGCCGAGCTCGATTGAGCTCGAGATGTTCTTATTTTTCTTCGAACACtagggcagcagcagccagcattGATGGTAGAAGACGAGACGCACATGTAAAAACAGATTTAAATCGGTAAATAAATGGAAAGAGAAATACCATATCataataattagttttattatttcatACTTATTTTAGCTTGTGTGGCACGACAGCTCACTAACTAACAGAAAGCTCTAGTGATCTAGTATATTATTTTAACTTTAGCTTGTTGGAAATCTAATAGAGGTAGCAGGGTACATGTACATAACATGCAAATAGAAATACTCAAACCTCATCCAATAGCTCAATCTCAGATTATTAGAGCTTGCGAGCTCTAGGTCGGATCCAAATTCGATTTGATTCCTAGTACACTTGAGCTTAAATTGAGTTTTTAGCAAGTCAAATTTAAGTAGCTCATAAGTCTCGAGCTTTTCTTATATCCTTATTGAAGGATTGGGGTGAACCGTAAATGCTCATCAGATTTTGTGGTGTCGTATTTTATTTCTTTACCTCTCTTTCTCTTAGGTGTCTCAACGGAGATGTATATTTTTTGGGAACTGAACTTCGGTAAACAATTTGTTGTGCTCTTGTGTTTCTCTCTTGTGATTTTGTTGAAGTCCTTGCCTTGAACTAGTTTTTAGGTTTGTTTTCGATCTACTTGTTGGAAAGTTTTTGATTGCATGTATCTGGAGATTAGCAATAGAAAAGGGCtcataaaccttagaaaattgcTCGATCTACGTTTTGGTTGAGGTTTGAGTAGTCGTACAACAATTTTCTGTAGTTTCCGGACATTTTTCCGGAATCTCCAGAAGTTTCGGTGACTTCAGACAATTTTCCAGATACTCTGTAAGTTTTACTGGTAAGCCTAAATGTCAAGTCGACATCTGGATCCTTTCAGCAAGAGAAGAGATTTGGATTTGATTTGTTCACAATCAAAGCAATGAAATGGTCCTTGGAAACAAAATGGCTCAAGCACATGAAAATCCAAGGGTGGATGAATCTCCGGTTCTCCTCCCCTACACCGGTTTAGCACCAGCGGAGGACGGTGGCGACTCgcaagcagcaggaggaggcgaaGCAGTTAACAGTGCAGTTGGTGGCTTCTGTTGCCATAAACAAAATTGCATACTTCTTTTTAAACCATAATAATGATACTCGCTCCCTATAACTTTTTTCTTTGAGATTACAcaatacaactcagacacttacAACGCACGCTACTCACATATCTATGAACACATGTACGCAAACCCTATCTCTataagcatcttcgaagactgagccgcaaatcctcgagattgacgaagtcaccacagacaTCTCGCTGTTAAAGAAAACGTTGCCTAACTACAATTTCATCTCTTAGTTGAATTGTTGTTATCATAGGCTTAGGTAATTTCTTTCTGAACAATAATGATGATTAGTCGAGAGGTTGGTTGGCAAGTACATGTCGTAGGTTCGTCAACCTCGCGTTACAAAAGCTGTTCAGCTACACAACTACTAATCCAATACTCTTAACAACCGGTAAGACGTAGGTAACaagtaagattttttttcatgaaGGAAACATTACTATTTACTACTAGCTAGCGTCCAGGCTTTAGCTAGCTTATTAAACAGAATCATCCTCGTGAGTCGTGGCCAAACTGCCGGAACAATACCCCAGCCGCTGTCACGCACGGACGCACCCACGTCATCGCCACCtgctccggccggcggcggcggcggggcaagtCGTCGCCGGTGAGGCCCGCGGTGGGCACGCGGCATCGTCGTACGGACGCATTGAGTGGAACCGGTCAACCGAAGCATCAGTAGGACGAAGCAGACAGTTGGCTGGGCTTAATTTTCTCTTTGGCTCGCCAGGCTGTCGAAGATTCCCATGATTAAGGCTACCTGTCGCGTGATTAATTAGCTTAGCAGCCAACGCTCGATGAACCACACGGGCGACTGTCGCCGCCTCTGGCCCCCGTCTCCCCTCGTCTCCGGCCACCGGTAGCAGGGGGCGGGCCCCCCGTTTCattgttagtttttttttcaataatttttcttttctccagaATAACTAGGTTAGATTTTGGATCGTCTTTTCGATGTTTTCGATTTGGCTTTCTATGTCGTATTGGATCTTCTCCAAGGGATGTGTCGTTTTTCTTCGGAGACGCTGTGTTCTTCATTGAGGGATCGAGGTATGTTGACCTAATCCTCTTTGAGGAGGGATTGGATCTGTTTTCCCCTCTGGTGGAATTGTCTTTCCAGTCGATGGTGCTTTTGCTGGCGACGGCGAATCTGCTTTTCCGGCCACCGTTGGTGATGGCTAACGGCGGCGTCGGATCTTATGTTTGACAACCTTCAGAAGATATGGTCGATATGCTTTCGGCGCCTTTTACTCCCTACAGCGGTTGAGTATACAATGCCTCTTTTGCAGCTCCCACATCTGTGGAGTCTTTTGCTGGTGAGAACTGTGTTCTGTTCAGAAGGAAACAGATAGGAGAGTGAGGAAGCAATGTAGGGCGGGCCGAACTCGATGTGGGATGGGCCTCAAGCCTGGTATTCATGTTGATCCGCACTACTTAGTCTACTTGTGGTCCAGATGAGCTGGTCTCACATTTTTCACTGCCACTGGAAaagttattttttatttttttaaatatatatatctaaCCGAAAAATCTACAGATTTATACCACAGCCGCCGAATGAAATGTCTACAACAAGATGAACTAGCGGTAGGTGCACTGTAGCACCCTTACCGCCGTTTTATCTGGTGGAATTTTCCTTGTCTGGGCAGCTCACTTTTAAGAAATCATAACGAATTTATATGAACTCGGATGGAgataaattttatataaaaattgtatatcttgacgagatctacaacttttgagTCTAACTTTTTCATTCCAAGCCATCTTTGTTCTCAATTAATTGATAAAAGCTTTAGAAGCTTGTGTCGATTATTTGAGCACCAAGATGGCTccgatgaaaaaaaaataaaccaaaaaattgtagatcttgttgaTTTCTACGAATTTTGTATAAAATTTATCTTCATACAAGttcatataaattaattatgatgttTTGAAGGTGTGTCCAGTGTTCataataaaatttaaattttacatTTGAAATTTGTGTTGATTATTTGATCCCCAAGATGACTTTGAATTAAAAAAGtgtgaactacaaagttgtagatctcgtccaGATCTATGattttcatataaaatttaTCTCCATCGGAGTTCATataaatttattatgaatttttgaaaataGACTGGTCAAGCCATGAAaattccgccggatgaaccagCGATAAAGTTGCTACAGTCCACCTATCGCCGATTCATTTCATTCGGCTGCAGTGGTATTGATTCGTAAATTTTTCAGTTGGATGCATatttcaaaaattcataaaataaaaaataaaaaaatcagtaGCAGtgataatgataataataataaaaaggtAACGTATCAGGTGTAAACCAATCTTTTCGTGCAACCGTGCAGACTTATAATCTGGACCACTGGATAAACATGTAAGGGGGTGCGCAGGGAGAGTGGGAAggaggatttgcaaaagtgtgattataGGTAGACGGTTAAGTGTAAAATTACTTAATTCTCCATAccctttggatgttgatcctGTGGTCCAAATTAGAAGTTTGCACCTGCTATGTTCCCTggtaaaaaagaaaatagagagaAGAGTGAGGAAGAAATGTAGGGTGGGCCGAACTCGATATGGGCTGGGCCTCAGGCCTGGTATTCACCCGTGGCCCAGATGAGCCGGTCTCAAGTTTTCACTGCTACTGGAAAGTTACTGCTTAGGAGTAGCTGGAAACACTATACATCCATATTATCTCTCTATTTTTGTTCTTATGCTGGGCTGAAACATGCACTGTATGTTTAGGCTTCAGAGTGGGTGTGAAGTAGAAGCATGCATGGGCCACGCACACTGCTTGTCTTAACAggcgtttttttttatttttatatttttggaaaatattttttacagaaatatattttcaatatcacaatttacagttgtgtacccctaccgcccggcaggagggcggcagggacttatatgtaaattaaaaaaaatttatttacgCGGAAACCCtcggcgggagcctgccgcccccctgccgggcggcaagccccctgccgccactccactgggcggcagggggctgccgcccggcaggggggctgCAGGCTCCCCCATCCTGTATAAAAGGTTTCTCTCcccccctcatttgcttcccacgacatccagagagcgggagggagagaggaggggtgagggagggagttgtaacggcgaagccctgccggattttggatcctaaccgcaggtaataaatatttctcaactttcttgatctaaattttttgtatgtttaattctataattagtgtatgcagcagtaattatattttagcgatttaggtaatgtttttaatataatttaggtagaattaagattagtttttagaaaaaccaattaggtttaccaacaaattttgtggtattgattagttgtttaatacgagaaaaaatttcgagaaattgtagaaaatgttagaaaagtatatgaaacattcagataaattgtagaaaatgcagaaaaatttagaaaatgttagaaaaatatatttataaaaatatattgtaaaaaattgtaggaaatgcacGATAAcgttagaaaagtttatgaaaatttaagataaattgtagaaaatgcagaaaaaatttagaaaatgttagaaaaatatatttagaaaaatatattgtacaaaaattgtaggaaatgcacgaaaatgttagaaaaatttatgaaaatttaagataaattgtagaaaaatgcataaaaattgtagaaaatgtagaaaacttatattttttttgtgttaggtatggccgaagatacgccagctctacttgacggagtcatagactcgtcgcaccggtccttccttgcagtggttcagcgcgtgaaacttaacgtgctgcgtccacgtccaccagcggagtttattcctgttgacccacgatgggtgcccaggtgatatgtttTTAAGATTACGTTTGTTTCGTATACGTTTcgtacataatgtacttacctttgatcgttctatttttcaggttgagtgaggctggtcttcttactataggtcgtcttgctgagagtggttcagtacagctggacaggtccctactgacggctctggttgatagatggaggcctgagacaaACACCTTCCGCCtaccttgtggggagatgacaccAACCCTACAGGACGTTACgatgctgctgggtcttcctatcagtggggatgccgtagggcctcgtgtcgtcccgcctacgtggttggacgatctagaagagcgttttgcaaatattgacatcgcgattgatgtagaagagcacccaaaagcaacaggccctgccaaggcatggatcctccagttccaggtacataccttgttttgttacgattaatgttagagttatgcttttgacAAGTGCAGTTatagttttattttataattgatctcgtactcataaatgttcatattttctatgcagcccgacaatttggcacatgatgctgatgatgatagcgtcactcgatcccttgaggcatacctgttgtggttgtttggatacataatattcaacaactcacacggggcctatgtggatagggtgcttgtgccttacgcactggagatcgcagaggcagctgtggaggaaatgcctcaatacagttggggtgcagcggtacttgcagccacgtactgtggcctctgcaaggcatcggtgcaaaataagcacaatgcaattcttacaggatgtccaattctgctacaggtttggtcgtacgagaggatagcaattggtcgcccgcttgtcgaccactcaccgtatgagctggatatgtacggtgacaccgaggacgataggccgaccatggggactctctggtacgctcgtcaggtacgaaaatgactgctactcgtactattctgttggcaattctgttgctttgttttaccctctttgtatttcttatttgtacatattattattaaatttgtgcagaagaggtgggcacacgtacagtctcgtcgggcctatcctgaatttgtggctgagtttgatcggttgacacctgaagacgtcgtgtgggagccctactccgagttggctataaacactcgtgcaccgatcgggatatcttcggtttgctttcaggaccaggccttttggatgacaactacagcgttggtgtacgacgtttacattgaggctcactgcccggacagagtcaggagacagttcggtcaaaggcagttgtatcctgtgccgtcaacattggatcgggtcgaacgccatgaccacaggtaacaattcatatactatttcagtgactatgcattgtatagttaactaatcatatttgactaaattgttttcaatatttagtttatcgaggactgggcaacccttctccaacatgtgggtgacaagggtgcagccttgggtcgatggctgggaccaggcagaggagaacgtggcgcttgcgacccctgcacacacggaggcttcgtacagggcgtacctgagctggtaccagcctcagactcgttgccgcttgatatatgctgacatgcaaccacagccgcatgttgcgacagCACAGGATGGGTACGCACGACATAGGGATGAGGCATTATctggggcggtgagtcaaagttatcatcactttTCAAATACTTTAGATTACAGTGTTAatgcctttctttttcttgcttgcaatttgaaatgtgcaggttgatggacttagatgccagggcgaatttgatgaggattcgagggggatctatgatggataggaatgagcaagagtcggcctggacccgagtttcacaaagagcccattccatgcttgaagcctttggtagccggacatcgtacgatgactcgtacggatcgtctcaagcctcgacctcgtttccttgtggtcccacacagcagcagtcttctcaagcaccttattggtctcagcagcattatccaggtacgtgaggatacttactaactttctactttgaagccaacaattaattctcagtccatacaggtgatgcGCACCCACCTTACCAACCTCACAGAGGGActcagtttagtaccatggcaccagctgcagggatgtcatttcaaccaacacagTCACCACCACGACCTTTCGGTAGACATATAGTcaatatc
This window contains:
- the LOC120687475 gene encoding serine/threonine protein phosphatase 2A 57 kDa regulatory subunit B' theta isoform-like translates to MIKQFLGRLPKKPSKSGDKDPSGRSPSVSHPPLGPRAGDRASNLSSQPPVISSSGLSYGSGMHVGNANSRVNMNGDSVTSAFVSLPSFKDVPNTEKQSLFIKKLNLCCTQFDFTDPTKHIKEKEIKRQNLVELVDYIGSASGKFSEASMQEIAKMVSANLFRTLSTPPRENKVNGFDVDEEEPVMDPAWSHLQIVYELFLRFIQSPETDAKLAKRYIDHSFVLRLLDLFDSEDPREREYLKMILHRVYGKFMVHRPYIRKAINNIFYQFIYETEKHNGIAELLEILGSIINGFALPLKEEHKLFLVRALIPLHKPKCIAMYHQQLSYCITQFVEKDCKLADTVIRGLLKYWPITNSSKEVMFLGELEEILEATQPAEFQKCMVPLFRQIARCLNSSHFQVAERALFLWNNDHIESLIKQNSRVILPIIFPALERNTNGHWNQAVQSLTLNVRKLFSDHDAGLFAECLRKYEEEKAKEKDFKLKQEATWKRLEEIASAKATSGAAVLVSRPLPRQSSAV